Proteins found in one Triticum aestivum cultivar Chinese Spring chromosome 4D, IWGSC CS RefSeq v2.1, whole genome shotgun sequence genomic segment:
- the LOC123097710 gene encoding pentatricopeptide repeat-containing protein At5g50990 gives MLRKSLQQPICTMSYTSCLKKHPLRLIFPYANSILRASLEKGSPQKSLMDYSTMLHFTTFCPDYRTYVLLLRACSKCSDIYAAMQIHSHLTKAGLLCNQDIIAPLLRLYIDHGRMMEACELYWPMLEWSTDPFHGNLMLMGFLKGGQLDKAYQIFKRMPVKDLVSWNSMIAGAARSSHLKDAMNLFSRLVNSGLVPDGFSFSSVLSACARAGARCYGMWVHQLMDELGVEKNHLLISALVDMYAKCGRIDVSVEIFNNVKRKHLSTWNTMISNLAGHGLGSDVVMLFHRMELSGVVPDGVTFVALLTACSHCGMVEEARQYFETMSTKYSITPKVEHYGAMVDTLSRAGLLDEAYNLVRSMAVKPDAVIWRALLSACRRYHQTKLGDVTIEQIECQGSGDYTLLSNIYSSINRWDDSEEVWKEMKKKKVRKIKGLSWVELGGSTHEFKAGDRSHPDSDDIYRVLHGLLKKAKAEGYTPSTELVTKDVSQEEREENLSFHSEKLAVAYSVLKTGPGTEILVSKNLQACGDCHEWMKIISKALCRVIIMRDRVRFHRFESGCCSCKDYWSNKTFDALFYSILQCPYILFAVHLKSLQCYDIQEKVSGGKTDCPATILVFDIETTGFSRRGDRIIEFAARDLMGGKNSTFQTLINPEREVKNAAVHGISTKMVCSSDIPRFGEFIPILLQYVWSRQVAGKPVMWVAHNGKTFDVPFLIFEFQRCKQEMPADWLFVDTLPIARQLVDSDGEKISSASMKTLVERYKIPVDGKAHRAMHDVTALCYVLQKLTFELKLTVPQLLEKSFRVSDITTTPPKK, from the exons ATGCTCAG GAAATCACTTCAGCAGCCTATTTGCACTATGTCCTACACAAGCTGTTTGAAGAAACATCCCCTGAGACTAATCTTTCCATATGCCAATTCCATCCTCCGAGCGTCTTTGGAAAAAGGCTCCCCACAAAAGTCACTGATGGACTATAGCACTATGCTCCATTTTACCACATTTTGCCCTGATTACAGAACATATGTTCTCCTCCTCAGAGCTTGTTCAAAATGTTCAGACATCTATGCTGCCATGCAAATTCATTCACATCTCACTAAAGCTGGGTTGTTATGTAATCAAGATATAATAGCTCCACTTTTGAGGTTGTATATCGATCATGGTCGCATGATGGAAGCATGTGAACTGTATTGGCCAATGCTTGAGTGGAGTACTGATCCTTTCCATGGTAATTTGATGCTTATGGGATTCTTGAAGGGAGGACAACTAGACAAGGCATATCAGATTTTCAAGAGGATGCCTGTCAAGGACCTGGTCTCGTGGAATTCAATGATTGCAGGTGCAGCAAGGAGCTCCCACCTGAAAGATGCAATGAATCTTTTCAGCAGGTTGGTCAATTCAGGCCTTGTGCCTGACGGCTTTTCATTCTCTTCAGTCCTGTCTGCTTGTGCTCGAGCTGGTGCCCGATGTTATGGTATGTGGGTTCATCAACTGATGGATGAGCTGGGGGTGGAGAAGAATCATCTTTTAATCTCAGCACTGGTTGATATGTATGCTAAATGTGGAAGGATTGATGTGTCAGTTGAGATATTCAACAACGTTAAGAGAAAACACCTGTCCACATGGAACACGATGATTAGTAACCTGGCAGGGCATGGTCTTGGATCTGATGTGGTGATGCTGTTCCACAGGATGGAACTTTCAGGTGTGGTTCCTGATGGGGTTACATTTGTTGCACTATTGACAGCATGTAGCCATTGTGGTATGGTTGAAGAGGCTCGTCAGTACTTTGAAACGATGTCCACAAAGTATTCAATCACTCCAAAGGTTGAACACTACGGTGCAATGGTGGATACACTGTCACGAGCTGGGCTGCTGGATGAAGCATACAACTTGGTGAGGTCAATGGCCGTGAAGCCTGATGCTGTGATATGGAGGGCATTACTTAGTGCTTGTCGTAGGTACCATCAAACCAAATTAGGTGATGTCACTATTGAACAGATAGAATGTCAGGGCAGCGGTGATTATACCCTTCTTTCAAATATCTACTcatcaataaataggtgggatGATTCAGAGGAAGTATGGAAAGAGATGAAGAAAAAGAAGGTACGTAAGATCAAGGGCTTGAGTTGGGTTGAATTAGGGGGGAGCACCCATGAATTCAAAGCTGGTGATCGATCTCATCCTGATTCTGATGATATCTACCGAGTGCTGCATGGCTTATTAAAAAAAGCGAAGGCTGAAGGTTATACCCCATCCACTGAATTAGTAACAAAAGATGTATCACAGGAGGAAAGAGAAGAAAACCTCAGCTTCCACAGTGAGAAGCTTGCAGTGGCTTATAGTGTTCTTAAGACTGGTCCAGGGACAGAAATATTGGTGTCAAAGAATCTGCAGGCATGCGGTGACTGCCATGAATGGATGAAGATAATTTCAAAGGCACTTTGTCGTGTTATAATTATGAGGGATAGAGTTCGATTTCACCGCTTTGAAAGCGGGTGCTGCTCCTGTAAAGATTACTG GTCCAACAAGACCTTTGATGCCCTTTTCTACTCCATTTTACAATGTCCTTATATTCTTTTTGCTGTG CACCTGAAATCACTCCAGTGCTACGATATTCAGGAAAAGGTTTCTGGAGGCAAGACCGACTGCCCTGCAACTATCCTTGTCTTTGATATTGAAACTACTGGCTTCTCACGCCGTGGTGATAGAATTATTGAGTTTGCTGCACGTGATCTTATGGGTGGAAAGAATAGCACTTTTCAGACCCTTATAAATCCTGAGAGAGAGGTAAAAAACGCAGCTGTTCATGGTATCAGCACCAAGATGGTTTGCAGTTCTGATATCCCAAG ATTTGGGGAGTTTATCCCCATTCTACTACAATACGTTTGGAGTCGTCAAGTTGCTGGTAAACCAGTTATGTGGGTTGCTCATAACGGGAAAACCTTTGATGTGCCCTTTCTCATCTTTGAGTTCCAACGTTGCAAACAAGAGATGCCTGCTGACTGGCTGTTTGTGGACACGCTTCCTATTGCAAGACAGTTAGTTGATTCCGATG